CTTGCGGCAGCGTCCTCTTCAACGGGTACCTCCCCCCCCCAGGTAaccccccccctaaaaaaaaccccccaaaacgCCGCGTGGGGGGGTGTAAATTCTTAAATTTCTCCTCGTGGCTCCCCCCCCGCAGTGTTACCGGCCAAACGCCGCAACCGCCACAGCGTGGCCGGCCCCCAACTCGCCGCCCGCTCGCCGCCGGCCCCCGTGCGCCGCAGCCGCACCATGCCCCCCCCTTGGGGCCACGCCGGGTTCTTGGGGCGCTCGGGGGACGAACGGAGCCTCGTCCCCCCTAAAAACGGTAccgggggggagggaggggtgtccgggggggggtttaattaattttaaaagttttaacgTGTTTTTTTTTATGGGGTAGGGAGCGAACCGGGAGCGGTGCGGCTGGTTTGTGGCCACCACAACTGGATCGCGGTGGCGTACGCCCAGTTCCTCGTGTGTTACCGGTAAACTGGGACGGACTGGGAGGCGCCGGCGCGTCCGTCGGGGTCCCCCCGCTGCCACCTTCTCGTCCCCCAGGATGAAGGAGACGTCGGGGTGGCAACAAGTCTTCTCCAGCCCGCGCCTGGACTGGGTGATCGAGCGGGCGGCCCTCAACGCCAAAGTCTTGGGCGGGGCGTTGGGCGACCACGACAAGATGGTGGCCGCGGCGTCCTGCAGCGAGATCATCCTCTGGGCCCTGCGTGCCGACGGCAGCGGCAGCGAGATCGGTGAGGACGAGCCGCCGCcgtttccccccccgccccgacgtTTCTTTGTGTCCCCCCCGTCTTGGATGTCTCGTTTCTCGTTGCGTAGGCGTCTTCCACTTGGGCGTGCCAATGGACGCCCTCTTCTTCGTGGGCAACCAACTCATCGCCACGAGCCACACGGGCAAAATCGGCGTCTGGAACGCCGTCACCAAACACTGGCAGGTAACCGCGGGGTTGGCCGCGGGCGGTTTCTCCTCGGATTGTCCCCAAATTGTCCCCCGAAACCGTCTTCCCGCAGATCCAAGACGTCGTCCCCATCAACAGCTACGACGCCGCcggcaccttcctcctcctcgggtGCAACAACGGCTCCATCTACTACGTGGGTGAGCGGCGGCGCCGCGGCTGGGGGTGCCGCCGTCGCTGTCCCTCCTTCTGTCCCTCCTTCTGTCCCTCCTTCTGTCCCCAGACGTCCAGAAGTTCCCCCTCCGCATGAAGGACAACGACCTCCTGGTGACGGAGCTCTACCGCGACCCCGCCGAAGACGCCGTCACCGCCCTCAGCGTCTACCTCACCCCCAAAACCAGTAAGACCAACCGCCGGCGCGAggacggggcggggggctgcTCCACGCCTCACCAGTTTGCTACTGGGACCAACTGGGAGGGTTTTGTCCCCGTAGGCGATAGCGGCAACTGGATCGAGATCGCTTACGGCACCAGCTCCGGCGTGGTGCGGGTCATCGTGCAGCACCCGGAAACGGTCGGGTCCGGGCCTCAACTCTTCCAAACTTTCACCGTTCACCGGAGCCCCGTCACCAAAATCATGTTGTCGGAGAAACATCTGATTTCTGGTGAGCGGAGGGCGAGGAAGATggtggcggggggcgggaggggggacAAAATGGCGGCCGGGGGGGACAAAATGGCGGCCGGGCAACAAAATGGCGGCCGAGTGAGGGAACGGTGAGGGAACAGTGAGGAAACGGTGAGGAAACTCTGAAGAAACTCTGAGGAAATGGTGAGGAAACAGTGAGGGAACGGTGAGGAAATGGTGAGGAAACTCTGAGGAAATGGTGAGGAAATGGTGAGGGAACAGTGAGGAACCAGTGAGGAAACTCTAAGGAAACAGTGAGGGAACGGTGAGGAACCAGTGAGGAAATGGTGAGGAAGCTCTGAGGTAATGGTGAGGAAACGCTGAGGAAATGGTGAGGAAACGGTGGGGAAACGGTGAGGAAACTCTGAGGAAATGCTGAGGAAACAGTGAGGAAATGCTGAGGAAACGGTGAGGGAACGGTGGGGAACTGGTGAGGAACTGGTGAGGAACCAGTGAGGAAATGGTGAGGGAACGCTGAGGAAACACTGAGGAAACCCTGAGGAAATGGTGAGGAAACGCTGAGGGAATGATGAGGAAACGGTGGGGAAATGGTGAGGAAGCGGTGAGGAACCAGTGAGGAAACTCTGAGGAAACTCTGAGGAAATAGTGAGGAAACTGAGGAAACGCTGGGGAAACGGTGAGGAAATGGTGAGGAAACGGTGAGGAACTGGTGAGGAAACTCTGAGGAAACCCTGAGGAAATAGTGAGGAAAGTGAGGAAACGCTGGGGAAACCCTGAGGAAACCCTGAGGAAACCCTGAGGAAATAGTGAGGAAACTAAGGAAACGCTGGGGAAATGGTGAGGAAATGGTGAGGAAATGGTGAGGAAATGGTGAGGAAACTCTGAGGAAACTCTGAGCAAACCCTGAGGAAATAGTGAGGAAAGTGAGGAAACGCTGGGGAAATGGTGAGGAAACCCTGAGGAAAGTCTGAGGAAACTCTGAGTAAACCCTGAGGAAATGGTGAGGAAACTGAGGAAACTCTGGGGAAACGGTGAGCAAACCCCGAGCAAACCCTGAGCAAACCCTGAGCAAACCCCGAGGAAACCCTGAGCAAACCCCGAGCAAACCCCGAGCAAACCCTAAGCAAACCCTGAGCCAACCCCGAGCCAACCCCGAGCCAACCCCGAGCAAACCCCGAGCCAACCCCGAGCCAACCCCGAGCAAACCCCGAGCAAACCCCGAGCAAACCCCGAGCAAACCCCGCGCCCCCCCCAGTCTGCGCCGACAACCACCACGTGCGCACGTGGACGGTGCCGCGGTTCCGCGGGATGATCTCCACGCAGCCCGGCTCCACGCCCTTGGCCTCCTTCCACGTCCTCGCCCTGGACGACGGCTGCGGCGCCGGCGCCGACATCGGTGAGACACcaaggggttgggttttttggtttttttcctcaaaattttataaattttgctgaatttttaaatttttaaggcCCTTTCGGCGAACGCGACGAGCAACAAGTCTTCATCCAACGCGTCGTCCCGGACGCCGGCCGACTCTTCGTCCGTCTTTCCTCCACCGGCAAACGGTGAGCaccaccccccctcacccccccccaccccagcccggGGTTCAAAACCCGCCAATTTTGGGTGTTTTACCAGAATTTGCGAGGTGCGCTCGGTGGACGGCGCCGCCATCGCCGCCTTCACGGTGCACGAGTGCGAGGGCTCGCGCCCGCGCCGCTGCCTCTTCACCGGCCACGCCAACGGCagcgtccagctctgggacctcaCCACCGCCATGGAGACCTCGGGGAAACCCCCGGGTAGAATTTTTGGGGataaaaacacagattttggGCCCCCCCCCGCCTTTAAACCCCCCATttaacgccccccccccccgtttttcCCTCGCGCGCAGAAACGGGCGGTTTGACCGAAGACGAGTTGTTGCGGCAACTGGACCAGTGCGATTTGGCCTTAagtggccccccccagcccccccacaccAGGTaggggcccccccaaacccccccccccccccccaaactaccaccccccccccccacacaccccccctttttttttttgggttgtttctCCGCAGCCTCCACCCGCCGCGACCCAACCGGGGGGACCCGCCggcgccttcccccccccccccaccccaaacgcccccccccagctcctcggggggcagagggggcccccccagctccttggggggcagaggggaccccccccagctcctcgggggacagaggggaccccccctttttttccccgcggggggggcggctTCGTCGAGCGCTGCCAGGAGCTGGCCCAACGCCTCGGCCCCCCCGATCGCCCCCAATTCGGGGGGGGGAAACCCCCAACGTCTCGCCCGTCGCCACGGC
Above is a window of Strix uralensis isolate ZFMK-TIS-50842 unplaced genomic scaffold, bStrUra1 scaffold_519, whole genome shotgun sequence DNA encoding:
- the SHKBP1 gene encoding SH3KBP1-binding protein 1; this translates as MAAAGGAARAGAEVVQLNVGGKRFSTSRQTLTWIPDSFFSSLLSGRISTLKDETGAIFIDRDPTVFAPILNFLRTKELDPRGVSVSLLLHEAQFYGITPLVRRLQLREELDRSSCGSVLFNGYLPPPVLPAKRRNRHSVAGPQLAARSPPAPVRRSRTMPPPWGHAGFLGRSGDERSLVPPKNGSEPGAVRLVCGHHNWIAVAYAQFLVCYRMKETSGWQQVFSSPRLDWVIERAALNAKVLGGALGDHDKMVAAASCSEIILWALRADGSGSEIGVFHLGVPMDALFFVGNQLIATSHTGKIGVWNAVTKHWQIQDVVPINSYDAAGTFLLLGCNNGSIYYVDVQKFPLRMKDNDLLVTELYRDPAEDAVTALSVYLTPKTSDSGNWIEIAYGTSSGVVRVIVQHPETVGSGPQLFQTFTVHRSPVTKIMLSEKHLISVCADNHHVRTWTVPRFRGMISTQPGSTPLASFHVLALDDGCGAGADIGPFGERDEQQVFIQRVVPDAGRLFVRLSSTGKRICEVRSVDGAAIAAFTVHECEGSRPRRCLFTGHANGSVQLWDLTTAMETSGKPPETGGLTEDELLRQLDQCDLALSGPPQPPHTSLHPPRPNRGDPPAPSPPPPPQTPPPSSSGGRGGPPSSLGGRGDPPQLLGGQRGPPLFFPAGGAASSSAARSWPNASAPPIAPNSGGGNPQRLARRHGTPKIPPPPRPPPDLAGPPQTPTLPPWCPPSPASTRRRFEGGAGIPPPNFVPLFSGSPHPPKKVLWVWGFPPPITPRPRCLVP